From Streptomyces fungicidicus, one genomic window encodes:
- a CDS encoding MFS transporter, whose product MSTVSVAAPPSPRKASPKPGTAHAPAPTVTDPALVRRAVKAAALGNAMEWFDFGVYSYLAVTLGKVFFPSGSPTAQLLSTFGAFAAAFLVRPLGGMVFGPLGDRVGRQKVLALTMIMMAAGTFAIGVIPSYAAIGVGAPILLLAARLVQGFSTGGEYAGASTFIAEYAPDKRRGFLGSWLEFGTLAGYIGGAGLVTLMTALLSSEDLLSWGWRLPFLIAGPMGIIGLYLRMRLEETPAFAAEVERAESERPRVPLREMVAGQWRALLLCVGLVLVFNVTDYMLLSYMPSYLTSELGYDATHGLAVVLGVMALMMIVQPFAGALTDRVGRRPVIAAGCVGFLVLSVPALLLIRDGGLLAVAAGMGALGLLLVCFTAAMPSALPALFPTRVRYGSLSIGFNVSVSLFGGTTPLVVTALIGATGDMMMPAYYMMAAAVIGGFAVWRMAESAGRPLPGSAPSLEPAGTHPEKA is encoded by the coding sequence TTGTCGACTGTCTCAGTCGCCGCTCCCCCGTCCCCGCGGAAGGCGTCCCCGAAGCCCGGCACGGCCCATGCCCCCGCCCCGACCGTCACCGACCCGGCGCTCGTCCGGCGTGCCGTGAAGGCGGCCGCGCTGGGCAACGCGATGGAATGGTTCGACTTCGGTGTCTACAGCTATCTCGCGGTCACCCTGGGCAAGGTCTTCTTCCCCTCGGGCAGTCCCACCGCCCAGCTGCTGTCCACGTTCGGCGCCTTCGCCGCGGCGTTCCTGGTCCGCCCGCTCGGCGGCATGGTCTTCGGCCCGCTCGGCGACCGCGTGGGGCGGCAGAAGGTCCTCGCCCTCACCATGATCATGATGGCGGCGGGCACCTTCGCCATCGGAGTGATCCCCTCCTACGCCGCGATCGGCGTCGGCGCCCCGATACTGCTGCTGGCGGCCCGCCTGGTGCAGGGCTTCTCCACCGGCGGCGAGTACGCCGGCGCGTCCACCTTCATCGCCGAGTACGCACCCGACAAGCGGCGCGGCTTCCTCGGCAGCTGGCTGGAGTTCGGCACGCTCGCCGGGTACATCGGCGGCGCGGGCCTGGTCACCCTGATGACCGCGTTGCTCTCCTCCGAGGACCTGCTCTCCTGGGGCTGGCGCCTGCCGTTCCTGATCGCGGGCCCGATGGGCATCATCGGCCTCTATCTGCGGATGCGCCTGGAGGAGACCCCGGCGTTCGCGGCCGAGGTCGAGAGGGCCGAGAGCGAGCGCCCGAGGGTGCCGCTGCGCGAGATGGTGGCCGGCCAGTGGCGGGCGCTGCTGCTCTGCGTGGGCCTGGTGCTGGTCTTCAACGTCACCGACTACATGCTGCTGTCGTACATGCCGAGCTACCTCACCAGCGAGCTGGGCTACGACGCCACGCACGGCCTGGCCGTCGTGCTCGGCGTGATGGCGCTGATGATGATCGTCCAGCCGTTCGCCGGGGCGCTGACCGACCGGGTCGGCCGCCGTCCGGTGATCGCGGCGGGCTGCGTCGGGTTCCTGGTGCTGTCCGTGCCGGCGCTGCTGCTGATCCGTGACGGCGGCCTGCTCGCGGTCGCCGCCGGCATGGGCGCGCTGGGTCTGCTGCTGGTCTGCTTCACCGCGGCCATGCCGTCCGCGCTGCCCGCGCTGTTCCCGACCCGGGTCCGCTACGGCTCGCTGTCGATCGGCTTCAACGTCTCGGTCTCCCTGTTCGGCGGCACCACCCCGCTGGTGGTGACGGCCCTCATCGGCGCGACCGGCGACATGATGATGCCCGCCTACTACATGATGGCGGCGGCCGTGATCGGCGGTTTCGCGGTGTGGCGGATGGCCGAGTCGGCGGGGCGCCCGCTGCCCGGTTCGGCGCCGTCGCTGGAGCCCGCCGGGACACACCCGGAAAAGGCCTGA
- a CDS encoding GNAT family N-acetyltransferase: MVWTVAPEPHDSPVAAALWRAYYTEVSDRWYLLHQGRRTDPEELEREVAAVSGADLAPPKGLLLVARYADRPAGSAGFRLLDANTAELTRVFLYEGMRGRGGAALLVRAAEEAARAAGAGRMLLDTRGDLVEARALYARLGYTETAPHNADPYAEHWFAKRLR, translated from the coding sequence ATGGTCTGGACCGTCGCCCCCGAGCCCCACGACTCCCCCGTCGCCGCCGCGCTGTGGCGCGCGTACTACACGGAGGTCAGCGACCGCTGGTACCTGCTGCACCAGGGGCGCCGCACCGACCCGGAGGAGCTGGAGCGCGAAGTCGCCGCCGTGTCGGGGGCCGACCTCGCGCCGCCGAAGGGCCTGCTGCTGGTCGCGCGGTACGCGGACCGGCCGGCCGGCAGTGCGGGCTTCCGGCTGCTGGACGCCAACACCGCCGAGCTGACCCGGGTGTTCCTGTACGAGGGGATGCGGGGCCGGGGCGGTGCGGCGCTGCTGGTGCGGGCGGCCGAGGAGGCGGCCCGTGCCGCGGGCGCCGGCCGGATGCTCCTGGACACCCGCGGGGACCTCGTCGAGGCCCGGGCCCTGTACGCCCGGCTCGGCTACACGGAGACCGCGCCGCACAACGCCGACCCGTACGCCGAGCACTGGTTCGCGAAGCGGCTGCGCTGA
- a CDS encoding HAD-IA family hydrolase has protein sequence MTATAVLTARALLLDMDGTLVNSDASVERVWRRWADRHGLDGDEVMKVVHGRQGYASMALLLPGRPMEQNHADNARMLAEETADTEGVVPIAGAHDFLASLKGLPHALVTSADVALSTARMAAAGLEQPDVRVTAESVGASKPDPEGFLKGAAELGVEPADCVVFEDSGAGIAAGRAAGMRVVGIGPRAGFHRPDVVVRDLTRVRVEAADDGTIRLHIAE, from the coding sequence ATGACGGCCACCGCCGTACTCACCGCCCGCGCCCTCCTGCTGGACATGGACGGCACCCTCGTCAACTCCGACGCCTCCGTCGAGCGCGTCTGGCGGCGCTGGGCCGACCGGCACGGGCTCGACGGGGACGAGGTCATGAAGGTCGTGCACGGCCGCCAGGGATACGCCTCGATGGCCCTGCTGCTGCCCGGCCGGCCGATGGAGCAGAATCACGCGGACAACGCCCGCATGCTCGCCGAGGAGACCGCGGACACCGAGGGCGTCGTCCCGATCGCGGGCGCCCACGACTTCCTCGCCTCCCTGAAGGGGCTGCCGCACGCCCTCGTCACCTCCGCCGACGTCGCCCTGTCGACGGCGCGGATGGCCGCCGCCGGGCTGGAGCAGCCCGATGTGCGGGTGACCGCGGAGTCCGTCGGGGCGAGCAAGCCCGACCCCGAGGGCTTTCTGAAGGGCGCGGCGGAACTGGGCGTCGAACCGGCCGACTGCGTCGTCTTCGAGGACTCCGGCGCGGGAATCGCCGCGGGCCGCGCCGCAGGGATGCGGGTGGTGGGTATCGGCCCCCGGGCCGGCTTCCACCGGCCGGACGTGGTCGTGCGGGACCTGACCCGGGTGCGGGTGGAGGCCGCGGACGACGGCACGATCCGGCTGCACATCGCGGAGTAG
- a CDS encoding FHA domain-containing protein has product MLELTMAAVSEAEAGATAGMLMADAPSEPGAVLRVGRDKSLCRLSTPDDWLFVSRVHLEFQCAQDGTWQVTWLRGSLPEPSSEVRLTVGEYAHPVTYGGTVALPRGGSGEVVIHDRTAPRSVNVGFYHEV; this is encoded by the coding sequence GTGCTCGAACTCACCATGGCCGCGGTGTCCGAGGCGGAAGCGGGCGCCACGGCCGGGATGCTCATGGCCGACGCGCCCAGCGAGCCGGGCGCCGTGCTGCGGGTGGGGCGGGACAAGTCGCTGTGCCGGCTGTCGACGCCGGACGACTGGCTGTTCGTCTCGCGGGTCCACCTGGAGTTCCAGTGCGCGCAGGACGGGACCTGGCAGGTGACCTGGCTGCGCGGCTCCCTGCCCGAGCCGTCCTCCGAGGTCCGGCTTACCGTCGGCGAGTACGCCCACCCCGTCACCTACGGCGGCACCGTCGCGCTGCCCCGGGGCGGCAGCGGCGAGGTCGTCATCCACGACCGGACCGCCCCGCGCAGCGTCAACGTCGGCTTCTACCACGAGGTCTAG
- a CDS encoding HNH endonuclease family protein, whose protein sequence is MSKFYARRRLSIAAALTGVIASVGLFNAPTASAALPTPVSAATARSYLATLDVRTENRTGYSRDLFPHWITQSGTCNTRETVLKRDGSGVVTDSSCAATSGSWYSPYDGATWSAASDVDIDHLVPLAEAWDSGASAWTTSRRQSFANDLTRPQLLAVTDNVNQSKGDQDPATWMPSRTAYRCTYVRAWVQVKYYYDLSVDSAEKSALTNYLASC, encoded by the coding sequence ATGTCGAAGTTCTACGCGCGTCGACGCCTCAGCATAGCCGCGGCGCTCACCGGAGTCATCGCCTCCGTCGGATTGTTCAACGCCCCGACGGCCTCCGCCGCCCTCCCCACCCCGGTCAGCGCCGCCACCGCCCGCAGCTACCTCGCCACCCTCGACGTCCGCACCGAGAACCGGACCGGCTACAGCCGTGACCTGTTCCCGCACTGGATCACCCAGTCCGGCACCTGCAACACCCGCGAGACCGTCCTCAAGCGCGACGGCTCGGGCGTCGTCACCGACTCCTCCTGCGCCGCCACCAGCGGCAGCTGGTACTCCCCGTACGACGGCGCCACCTGGTCGGCCGCCTCCGACGTCGACATCGACCACCTCGTGCCGCTCGCCGAGGCCTGGGACTCCGGCGCGAGCGCCTGGACCACCTCCCGGCGCCAGTCCTTCGCCAACGACCTGACCCGCCCTCAGCTCCTCGCGGTCACGGACAACGTCAACCAGTCCAAGGGCGACCAGGACCCGGCCACCTGGATGCCCTCGCGCACGGCCTACCGCTGCACCTATGTCCGCGCCTGGGTTCAGGTGAAGTACTACTACGACCTGTCGGTCGACTCCGCCGAGAAGTCCGCCCTGACGAACTACCTGGCGAGCTGCTGA
- a CDS encoding MDR family MFS transporter yields the protein MAGDAHRMAPKASNGRPVPGAAPPAGDAGDREHVSGNVMVSIGALLLGLLLAALDQTIVATALPTIVSELGGLEHLSWVVTAYLLASTAATPLWGKLGDQYGRKRLFQTAIVIFLVGSALCGAAQDMSQLIAFRALQGLGGGGLIVLSMAIVGDLVPPRERGRYQGLFGAVFGATSVLGPLLGGLFTQHLNWRWVFYVNLPVGIVALAVIAAVLHIPRRRTKHLIDYLGTFLIASVATCLVLVASLGGTTWEWASPQIVGLALLGAVLAVAFVAVERRAAEPVLPLKLFRVRTFTLSAVISFIIGFAMFGAMTYLPTFLQVVHGITPTMSGVHMLPMVAGMLLSSTGSGQIVSRTGRWKVFPIAGTAVTTLGLLLLHQLDAHSSTAEMSAYFFVFGLGLGLVMQVLVLIVQNAVPYEDLGVATSGATFFRSIGASFGVAIFGTIFASRLGSELTAAFRGARLPPGVSADSLEADPRGIGALPPALRPTAIDAYATAITDVFLYAVPVALLGFALAWFLREDRLRASVTAPDVTETLASNPVERTSYDEVCRALSVLGTREGRREIYRKITEHAGYDLLPATSWLLLRIRKHGSVEPARLAEHSPIPLGVVLEATRQAEVRRLAVRRGLDMVLTDEGREVTERLAMAREESLAELLGDWWGPDRPTDLVRLVHELNDELCGSRSERPHDGRPVTRTG from the coding sequence ATGGCCGGGGACGCGCACCGCATGGCGCCGAAGGCGAGCAACGGCAGGCCCGTGCCCGGCGCCGCACCGCCGGCCGGTGACGCCGGCGACCGGGAGCACGTGTCCGGAAACGTCATGGTCTCGATCGGCGCCCTGCTGCTCGGCCTGCTGCTCGCCGCCCTCGACCAGACCATCGTCGCCACCGCGCTGCCCACCATCGTCAGCGAACTGGGCGGCCTGGAACACCTGTCCTGGGTGGTCACCGCGTATCTGCTGGCCTCGACCGCCGCCACCCCGCTGTGGGGCAAGCTCGGCGACCAGTACGGGCGCAAGAGACTCTTCCAGACCGCCATCGTGATCTTCCTGGTGGGCTCCGCGCTGTGCGGAGCGGCGCAGGACATGTCCCAGCTGATCGCCTTCCGCGCGCTCCAGGGGCTGGGCGGCGGCGGGCTGATCGTGCTGTCGATGGCGATCGTCGGAGACCTCGTCCCGCCCCGCGAACGCGGCCGCTACCAGGGCCTGTTCGGGGCGGTGTTCGGCGCGACGAGCGTCCTCGGGCCGCTGCTCGGCGGACTGTTCACCCAGCACCTGAACTGGCGCTGGGTGTTCTACGTCAACCTGCCCGTCGGCATCGTCGCGCTCGCCGTGATCGCGGCCGTGCTGCACATCCCGCGCCGGCGGACCAAGCACCTCATCGACTACCTCGGCACCTTCCTCATCGCCTCCGTCGCCACCTGCCTGGTCCTCGTCGCCTCCCTCGGCGGCACCACCTGGGAGTGGGCCTCACCGCAGATCGTCGGGCTCGCGCTGCTCGGCGCGGTCCTGGCCGTGGCCTTCGTGGCGGTGGAGCGGCGGGCCGCCGAACCGGTGCTGCCGCTGAAGCTGTTCCGGGTGCGCACCTTCACCCTCTCCGCCGTGATCAGCTTCATCATCGGCTTCGCCATGTTCGGCGCGATGACCTATCTGCCGACCTTCCTCCAGGTGGTCCACGGCATCACCCCCACCATGTCCGGCGTGCACATGCTGCCGATGGTGGCCGGCATGCTGCTGTCCTCCACCGGCTCCGGGCAGATCGTCAGCCGCACCGGCCGCTGGAAGGTGTTCCCGATCGCGGGCACCGCCGTCACCACCCTCGGCCTGCTGCTGCTCCACCAGCTCGACGCGCACAGCTCCACCGCCGAGATGAGCGCCTACTTCTTCGTCTTCGGCCTGGGACTCGGCCTGGTCATGCAGGTCCTGGTGCTGATCGTGCAGAACGCCGTCCCCTACGAGGACCTCGGCGTCGCCACCTCGGGCGCGACCTTCTTCCGCTCCATCGGCGCCTCCTTCGGCGTCGCCATCTTCGGCACCATCTTCGCGAGCCGTCTGGGCAGCGAGCTCACGGCCGCCTTCCGCGGGGCGCGGCTGCCGCCCGGCGTGTCCGCCGACTCGCTGGAGGCCGACCCGCGCGGCATCGGCGCCCTGCCGCCCGCCCTGCGCCCCACGGCGATCGACGCGTACGCCACCGCCATCACCGACGTCTTCCTCTACGCCGTGCCCGTCGCCCTCCTGGGATTCGCGCTGGCCTGGTTCCTCAGGGAGGACCGGCTGCGCGCCTCCGTCACCGCGCCCGACGTCACGGAGACGCTGGCCAGCAACCCCGTCGAGCGGACCTCGTACGACGAGGTGTGCCGCGCGCTGTCGGTGCTCGGCACCCGCGAGGGACGGCGCGAGATCTACCGGAAGATCACCGAACACGCGGGCTACGACCTGCTGCCCGCCACCAGCTGGCTGCTGCTGCGGATCAGGAAGCACGGCTCGGTGGAGCCGGCCCGCCTCGCCGAGCACAGCCCCATCCCGCTCGGCGTCGTCCTGGAGGCCACCCGCCAGGCCGAGGTCCGGCGGCTGGCCGTGCGCCGGGGCCTGGACATGGTGCTGACCGACGAGGGACGCGAGGTGACGGAGCGGCTGGCGATGGCCCGCGAGGAGTCGCTGGCGGAGCTGCTCGGGGACTGGTGGGGGCCGGACCGGCCGACCGACCTGGTGCGGCTGGTGCACGAGCTGAACGACGAGCTCTGCGGCTCCCGGAGCGAACGCCCGCACGACGGACGCCCCGTGACACGGACCGGCTGA
- a CDS encoding alkaline phosphatase D family protein, producing the protein MAGLRLGPLLRYVDGSSATVWAETGRPGAVEVRCADGTGGRAETFQIAGHHYALVRVTGLTPGTATPYEVFLDDSRVWPLPDDPSPAFPPSVIATPGPGDRVRVAFGSCRWASPPTGEPDPVGPDALDALARRIAADPAGERPDVLLLLGDQVYADETSDATRSWLAARRDLDDPPGSQVADYEEYTHLYYESWLDPQVRWLLSTVPTCMIFDDHDVIDDWNTSASWVEDMRATSWWRERVLSGLMSYWVHQHLGNLSPAELEADPLYAAVRESPDGTDALRAFAAGAEADATAVRWSYRRDFGRVRLLMVDSRAARVLEEGGRSMLDPSEAAWLREQALDRRGSYDHLLIGTSLPWLLPHLVHDVEAWSSVLCRGDKGPRWARLGERLRRGADLEHWAAFPESFDRLAELIAEAGTGPEAPATVCVLSGDVHHAYVAEPDWPGRAAPDARVVQLTCSPVHNSIPPSIRLGFRFGWSAAARGLGRVFARHGGLGRPAVGWRRTGGPWFGNQLMTLSAHGRSAVLRLEHARQEESGARLTTVTETRLSG; encoded by the coding sequence ATGGCCGGACTGCGGCTCGGACCGCTGCTGAGGTACGTCGACGGCTCGTCCGCGACCGTCTGGGCGGAGACCGGCCGCCCGGGCGCCGTCGAGGTGCGCTGCGCGGACGGGACCGGCGGGCGGGCGGAAACCTTCCAGATCGCGGGTCACCACTACGCGCTCGTCCGGGTCACCGGCCTCACCCCGGGCACGGCCACGCCGTACGAGGTCTTCCTCGACGACAGCCGGGTGTGGCCGCTGCCGGACGATCCCTCCCCGGCGTTCCCGCCCTCGGTGATCGCCACCCCCGGCCCCGGCGACCGGGTGCGCGTCGCCTTCGGCTCCTGCCGGTGGGCCTCCCCGCCCACCGGGGAGCCCGACCCCGTCGGACCCGATGCCCTGGACGCGCTGGCCAGGCGCATCGCCGCCGACCCGGCAGGCGAACGGCCCGACGTGCTGCTGCTCCTGGGCGACCAGGTGTACGCCGACGAGACCTCCGACGCCACGCGGAGCTGGCTCGCCGCCCGCCGCGACCTCGACGACCCGCCGGGCAGCCAGGTGGCGGACTACGAGGAGTACACCCACCTCTACTACGAGTCCTGGCTCGACCCGCAGGTGCGCTGGCTGCTGTCCACCGTGCCCACCTGCATGATCTTCGACGACCACGACGTCATCGACGACTGGAACACCTCCGCCTCCTGGGTCGAGGACATGCGCGCCACCTCGTGGTGGCGGGAGCGGGTGCTCAGCGGACTGATGTCGTACTGGGTTCACCAGCACCTCGGGAACCTCTCCCCCGCCGAGCTGGAGGCGGATCCGCTGTACGCGGCCGTCCGCGAGAGCCCCGACGGCACCGACGCGCTGCGCGCCTTCGCCGCCGGCGCGGAGGCGGACGCGACCGCCGTGCGCTGGAGCTACCGGCGCGACTTCGGCCGGGTGCGGCTGCTGATGGTGGACAGCCGCGCGGCCCGCGTGCTGGAGGAGGGCGGGCGCTCCATGCTCGACCCGTCGGAGGCCGCCTGGCTGCGCGAACAGGCCCTCGACAGGCGCGGGTCCTACGACCACCTGCTCATCGGCACGTCCCTGCCCTGGCTGCTGCCGCATCTGGTGCACGACGTGGAGGCGTGGAGTTCCGTGCTGTGCCGGGGCGACAAGGGCCCGCGCTGGGCGCGGCTCGGGGAGAGGCTGCGGCGCGGAGCGGATCTGGAGCACTGGGCGGCCTTCCCCGAGTCGTTCGACCGGCTGGCGGAGCTGATCGCCGAGGCCGGCACGGGGCCGGAGGCGCCGGCGACGGTGTGCGTGCTCTCCGGGGACGTCCACCACGCCTATGTCGCCGAGCCTGACTGGCCGGGGCGTGCGGCGCCGGACGCCCGGGTGGTGCAGCTGACCTGCTCCCCGGTCCACAACTCCATCCCCCCGTCGATAAGGCTCGGCTTCCGTTTCGGCTGGAGCGCCGCCGCCCGGGGACTGGGGCGGGTGTTCGCGCGGCACGGCGGCCTGGGCCGGCCGGCGGTCGGCTGGCGCAGGACGGGCGGGCCGTGGTTCGGCAACCAGCTCATGACGCTGTCGGCGCACGGGCGTTCGGCGGTGCTGCGGCTGGAGCACGCGCGGCAGGAGGAGTCCGGGGCCCGGCTCACGACGGTGACGGAGACCCGGCTGAGCGGGTGA
- a CDS encoding TMEM165/GDT1 family protein, with amino-acid sequence MISLTVTAVVFGVVFLAELPDKTALAGLVLGTRYRASYVFAGVAAAFAVHVALAVAAGSVLTLLPQQIVHAITGVLFLGGAAVLLMKKDEDEEEVRRPENQSFWKVSGAGFMLILVAEFGDLTQIMTANLAARYDDPLSVGLGAVLALWSVAGLGIVGGKALMKRVPLKLITQIAAVLMLGLGVWSLWEAIAG; translated from the coding sequence TTGATCAGCCTGACCGTGACGGCCGTCGTCTTCGGCGTCGTCTTCCTGGCCGAACTGCCGGACAAGACCGCCCTGGCCGGTCTCGTCCTCGGCACCCGCTACCGCGCCTCGTACGTCTTCGCCGGTGTCGCCGCCGCCTTCGCGGTGCACGTCGCGCTCGCGGTGGCGGCCGGAAGCGTGCTCACGCTGCTGCCGCAGCAGATCGTGCACGCGATCACGGGCGTGCTCTTCCTGGGCGGCGCGGCCGTGCTGCTGATGAAGAAGGACGAGGACGAGGAGGAGGTCCGCAGGCCGGAGAACCAGTCCTTCTGGAAGGTCTCCGGGGCGGGCTTCATGCTGATCCTCGTCGCCGAGTTCGGTGATCTGACGCAGATCATGACGGCCAACCTGGCCGCCCGCTACGACGACCCGCTCTCCGTCGGCCTGGGCGCGGTGCTCGCGCTGTGGTCGGTGGCCGGACTCGGCATCGTCGGCGGAAAGGCGCTGATGAAGCGGGTTCCGCTGAAGCTGATCACGCAGATCGCGGCGGTGCTCATGCTGGGCCTCGGCGTGTGGAGCCTGTGGGAGGCGATCGCCGGGTGA
- a CDS encoding peptidoglycan-binding domain-containing protein has product MEQPNGNPCPECGAPRNSDSTPSCACTARASDALRDARTAEAAAAEDFNPLRIRPYVELDGESSRTAPNAPAEATAAPGAPAAHGEEPAVPRPSGSGGTEGGLPSPGAPEAAGPSGGAAGPHDGTGTPGTAVPPEPGASGAATASGGAHGGAEASDETMTLRAIAPEAAARAGAADSTSVLPTPLAPSATAPSATDLHLFETPPPAAVRPAPPGPDGDDDDAPPRRRRRGVLFAAAGAVVAVVGAAGWAAGLFAYETPSRDGAAPGDVRVGVPDPSSSDEPSATPTTAAPSAPPAASASASASPSESASTSASPSPSASSAPPGPSVSAEPSQTPTTSAATDPAEETGEDEGVGAPPVLRRGDRGPEVTELQLRLHQLYLYNDEINGQFNRRLEEALRNYQWSRGLHDELSVYGPRSRARLESETQEP; this is encoded by the coding sequence GTGGAACAGCCGAACGGAAACCCGTGCCCGGAGTGCGGTGCGCCCAGAAACAGCGACAGCACGCCGTCGTGCGCCTGCACCGCGCGTGCGTCCGACGCCCTCCGCGACGCCCGCACGGCGGAGGCCGCCGCGGCGGAGGACTTCAACCCGCTGCGCATCCGGCCGTACGTCGAACTGGACGGCGAGTCGAGCCGGACCGCGCCGAACGCCCCGGCGGAGGCCACCGCCGCGCCGGGAGCGCCCGCGGCGCACGGGGAGGAGCCGGCCGTACCTCGCCCGTCGGGGTCCGGAGGGACCGAGGGGGGACTTCCCTCGCCAGGGGCCCCGGAGGCGGCCGGCCCCTCGGGCGGGGCGGCGGGGCCGCACGACGGCACCGGAACACCCGGAACCGCGGTTCCTCCAGAGCCCGGCGCTTCCGGGGCCGCCACGGCCTCCGGGGGCGCGCACGGCGGGGCGGAGGCGTCCGACGAGACCATGACGCTGCGGGCGATCGCGCCGGAGGCGGCCGCGAGGGCGGGGGCCGCGGACTCGACGTCCGTGCTGCCCACGCCGCTGGCGCCCTCGGCGACGGCGCCCAGCGCCACCGATCTGCATCTGTTCGAGACGCCGCCGCCCGCCGCGGTCCGGCCCGCCCCGCCCGGCCCGGACGGCGACGATGACGACGCGCCGCCGCGCCGGCGACGCCGTGGCGTGCTGTTCGCGGCCGCCGGGGCCGTCGTCGCCGTGGTGGGAGCGGCGGGGTGGGCCGCCGGGCTGTTCGCGTACGAGACGCCGTCCCGGGACGGCGCGGCGCCGGGGGACGTCAGGGTGGGCGTCCCGGACCCGTCGTCGTCCGACGAGCCGTCCGCGACGCCGACGACGGCCGCGCCCTCCGCTCCCCCGGCAGCGTCGGCGTCCGCGTCGGCCTCGCCCTCCGAGAGCGCCTCGACGTCGGCCTCGCCGTCACCGTCGGCGTCCAGCGCCCCGCCGGGCCCCTCGGTGTCCGCGGAGCCGTCGCAGACGCCGACGACCTCCGCCGCGACCGACCCCGCCGAGGAGACGGGGGAGGACGAGGGCGTCGGCGCCCCGCCCGTACTGCGCCGGGGCGACCGGGGCCCGGAGGTCACCGAACTCCAGCTGCGCCTGCACCAGCTGTACCTGTACAACGACGAGATCAACGGCCAGTTCAACCGCCGGCTGGAGGAAGCGCTGCGCAACTACCAGTGGTCGCGCGGCCTCCATGACGAGCTGAGCGTGTACGGCCCGCGGAGCCGGGCCCGGCTGGAGTCGGAGACCCAGGAGCCGTAA
- a CDS encoding DnaJ family domain-containing protein produces the protein MTERKPPGVDFESWVDKQIRDAAARGEFEQLAGVGKPLPREVESTYDELWWVKRKMAREGFSVLPPALALRKEAEDALEAALAAPSERIVRKILTEINAKISEMMFKPPPGPPLGKKPYDVEDVVRQWRERRAAAGRSDA, from the coding sequence ATGACCGAGCGAAAGCCACCTGGCGTCGACTTCGAGTCCTGGGTCGACAAGCAGATCCGTGACGCGGCGGCGCGCGGTGAGTTCGAGCAGCTCGCGGGGGTGGGCAAGCCGCTCCCCCGTGAGGTCGAGAGCACGTACGACGAACTGTGGTGGGTCAAGCGGAAGATGGCCCGCGAGGGCTTCTCGGTGCTGCCGCCGGCCCTGGCCCTGCGCAAGGAGGCCGAGGACGCGCTGGAGGCGGCCCTCGCTGCGCCCTCGGAGCGGATCGTCCGGAAGATCCTCACGGAGATCAACGCGAAGATCAGCGAGATGATGTTCAAGCCGCCGCCCGGCCCCCCGCTGGGAAAGAAGCCGTACGACGTCGAGGACGTCGTACGGCAGTGGCGGGAGCGCCGGGCGGCGGCGGGACGTTCAGACGCGTAG
- a CDS encoding O-methyltransferase: MSESRLWHEVDDYFTDRLLGEAPDEALEAALRDSDAAGLPPIAVSAPQGKLLQLLAQLQGARGILEIGTLGGYSTIWLGRALPADGRLVTLEYDPAHAEVAVRNIARAGLDKQVEVRVGAALDSLPRLADENPAPFDLVFIDADKANNAHYMEWALRLTSAGSLIVLDNVVRGGRVADPDNDDPDVAGTRAALDLIGSHPRLTGTAVQTVGAKGYDGFALARVLA; this comes from the coding sequence ATGAGCGAGTCGCGGCTCTGGCACGAGGTGGACGACTACTTCACCGACCGCCTCCTGGGCGAGGCCCCCGACGAGGCGCTGGAGGCCGCCCTGCGCGACAGCGACGCCGCCGGCCTTCCGCCGATCGCCGTCTCGGCGCCGCAGGGCAAGCTGCTCCAGCTCCTCGCGCAGCTGCAGGGCGCCCGCGGCATCCTGGAGATCGGCACGCTCGGCGGCTACAGCACCATCTGGCTGGGCCGCGCCCTCCCGGCCGACGGGCGGCTGGTCACCCTGGAGTACGACCCCGCGCACGCGGAGGTCGCCGTGCGCAACATCGCCCGCGCGGGGCTCGACAAGCAGGTCGAGGTCCGGGTGGGCGCGGCGCTGGACTCGCTGCCCCGGCTGGCGGACGAGAACCCCGCCCCGTTCGACCTGGTCTTCATCGACGCCGACAAGGCGAACAACGCGCACTACATGGAGTGGGCGCTCCGGCTGACCAGCGCGGGCAGCCTGATCGTCCTGGACAACGTCGTCCGGGGCGGCCGGGTGGCCGATCCGGACAACGACGACCCGGACGTGGCGGGCACCCGCGCCGCCCTCGACCTGATCGGCAGCCACCCCCGGCTGACGGGTACGGCCGTCCAGACGGTCGGCGCCAAGGGCTACGACGGATTCGCCCTGGCGCGCGTACTGGCGTGA